The DNA window TCTCAAGGCCCGTTGTGCCTTCCGCGCCATCGATGAAAACCGACAAAGTCACGGCTTGGTTGGCGCGAGCGCTTCCTTGGGAATGTAGCCAGCTGGCCCGTCAGGACCAACGCAGCCCCAGCACCAATCACCGGCAAAATCGAGCAATTCGAATGTAGACCCAGCCGGCAATGACGCAATTGTTTCCGATGCAGCATCGGCGGCCAATTTCAGCTCTGCAGGATTGCCGCCAATCATTGCCATTTGGGGAACAACATAATGCGCGACAAGATAGCGGTCGGCCAAGGCGATATGGGCCAGATCACCGCGCAATGGCAAACTGCCTGGCTGTGGGCGGACCATCGGTCCTTTCAAGCCAAGAACGCCGTCCGGCACCCGATATTGCGCTGCATCACTCACGATCTGTTTCTTGCCCCAATTCCGGCTCGTTCTTCAAGCTGATGGGCGCGCTTATACGCTGGAAAGTCTTGTCGCAAGGTTTGCGCGCCTGCTTCAAGCCGATCCGTAGCGGTTTTTAAGCATATGGAATGCCGCGCGCAGTCCGTAGGCCGCACCGCCCTTGGCCCGGCCCGGCTTGGGGAAGGGGCGCCAAGCGAATGTGTCGAAATGCGCCCACTCGATGCCTTCGCCGACAAATTTGTCGAGGAACAAGCCGGCGACGCTTGCGCCAGCATAGGCGTTACCATGCGAATTGTTTAGATCAGCAATGTCCGAATTGAGCCATTCGGCATAGGCCTCGGGCAGGGGTAACCGCCACGGCTCGTCATCATGCGCCTTGCCCGCGGCAATCAGTTCCGCAGCAGTATCGTCTTGCCGTGTCATAAGCGCAGGTAGGTCCGGGCCGAGCGCAACGCGAGCGGCCCCTGTCAAAGTGGCAAAGTCAATCATGAGCGCAGGCTCGCTCTCGCTTGCCTTCGAAAGTGCATCACCCAAAATGAGCCGCCCCTCGGCATCGGTGTTGCCAATTTCGACGGTCAGGCCAGCGCGTGTATTAAGCACGTCACCAGGGCGGAAAGCGTTACTGGAAATGGCGTTCTCAACCGTTGGAACCAACAGATGTAGGCGCAGCTTCAAACCAGCCTTCATAATCAACTCGGCAAGCGCGAGAGCATGGGCAGCACCGCCCATATCCTTTTTCATCAAGCGCATTCCCGCGGCGGATTTCACATCCAACCCGCCAGAATCGAATGTGACACCTTTGCCCACGATGGCTACGCGCGGATGCTTCGGATCGCCCCACTCCAACTGGATCAAACGCGGTGCATGGTGTCGCGCAGCGGCGCGGCCAACTGCGTGAATCATCGGGTAGCCTTGCTCGAGCGCATCGCCCCTGGTCACTTGCAAGTCAGCGTTGAAGGCTTTGGCAATACGCTCGGCCTCTGCTTCCAGCGCTGCGGGCCCCATATCTTCTGCTGGAGTGTTGACCAGATCGCACACCAAATTGACCGCACGCGCCTCTGCGATTGCGGCCTCAATGTGCTTCGCCTGCTTACTAAGCAAAATTCGCGGGCCGGTGGCGTTCTCGTCTTTCTTATAACGATCGAAGACATGCTGCGCAGTCTGCCAGCCATGCATCGCCGGGCCGGGATCGCCCGAGGCGAGACGATAAATGCCCTCGGGCAATTGTTCAGCCAACTTGGCGAGGCACCAGCTCGAAAAGTCATCCGGATTGGCGACCCCGCCTACCGCAAACCAGCCATCGCCATCGGGCACGATTCCCACTTGGTACCCGCTTCCGTCGAACTTCTGGGCGGAGAGTGAAGCTCGTTGACCGCTGCTTAGTCCCTTAGAGAAGTCGCCGAACCGCTCCTTGTTCACTAGGTGGATTTTGGTCGCGTCTTGGCCGCGGTCGGGCTGGATCAGATCAGTTTTTTTGCTCATTTTCCCTCTGTAACGAATGCGCGCCGCGTTCCAAGCTCGCAATTTGCGCGATGGCTCGCTACATGGGCGGGCATGACAGAATATCAGGTAATCGAAGGCACAGAGACCGTCATTCGCGACGGCACAATCAAACTGCATGGACCAGCTGGTTTCGAAGGTATGCGCAAGGCGGGCAAGCTCGCCGCAAGCATCCTCGATGAAATCGCGCCGATGGTGCAGCCCGGCGTCACGACGGCGGCAATCGACGACAAGGTCCGCGAATTAATGTTCGCGGGCGGTTCGGTTCCTGCGACGCTTGGTTATCGCGGATATACGCACAGCTGCTGCATTTCGATCAACCATGTGATCTGTCATGGAATCCCTTCAGACAAAGCGCTGAAAGACGGCGACATTGTCAATATTGACGTCACGCCTTTGCTCGATGGATGGCATGGCGATACCAGCCGGATGTATTTTGTTGGCGATGTTCCGCTTAAAGCAAAACGTTTGGTCGAAGTGACGCATGAATGTTTGATGTTGGGCATCGAACAAGCGCAACCCGGCAACCGCTTGGGTGATATCGGCGCAGCGATTTTGGAACATGCGCAGAAACACCGCTACGGCGTGGTTCGCGAATTTTGTGGCCACGGCCTTGGACGGTTGTTCCACGACGCACCCGAAGTGGTTCACGCGGCGAAAGCTGGGACCGGTCCAGAACTTAAGCCGGGGATGTTCTTCACAATTGAACCGATGATCAACATCGGCAAGCCTTGGGGCAAAATGCTCAGCGATGGTTGGACGGCCGTGACCCGCGACAAATCATTGTCGGCGCAGTTCGAGCATTCGCTGGCAATTACCGAAACTGGCAATGAGATTTTCACGCTGAGCGAGAAGGGAATGCATAAGCCGCCATATGTCTGAATATTGCTGCGATCGCTTCAAGCTCGACCTTTTAGGCGTTTGCGAAACTCAGACAGATCGAGCGTCATGTCCTGACGCGATGATATAGGAAGTTCGTGGCGGATACGGGTTGCCAGTAAGCGATGGTGAAGCTGGATATGCGGGTAGCATCGTCAGGATAGATTTTTGTCCTTTTTGCGGATCGAAATTGGCTCAGATTGGCGATCTTAGCTTAGATGACTAAGTATCCCGCGCAGCCCTAATCGCCGCGCCGCCGGCAAAGGGGCTAATCGCCACCAACAACAAGCTTATCGCGCCGCAAAGGGCAATGCCGCTTGCGTCGCCTCGGGCTAGACTGCCAGCTCCGAAAATCAATATCGGCACGGCGAGCGGGATCAGCAACAGGCCCGATAAAGCAGCCCCTCCGCGCAGGCTGGCGGTAAGTGCTGCTATCATCACGCCAATTGCGGCAAGACCCGGTGTGCCTGCGAGCAAGCCAAGAATGACGAGGCGCAATGTTTCGCCTTCAAGACCGAGTAGAGCCGCTGCCGGAAAAATTGCCAATAAAAGGAGCGGGGCGAAACTGAGCCAGTGCGCGACCACGCGGACCGCGACGACCAGCTCCTCTGATATCCCGCGTAAGGCCAATTGATCAAACACGCCTAGTTCCAGATCGGGTGCAATCAGTCTGTCGAGCGGTAGAATGGCCGCGAGCAATGCAGCGACCCAGATCACTCCTCCGCCCGTTCGGGCTAATAAAGGCGCATCCGGTCCGACCGCAAAAGGATACAGCATGGCTACAGCGAGGAAAAACAGCAGCGGTAAGATGGTCCCGCCTCTACCTCCATTGCGGCTCCCGCCAGGGATCAGCATCGCCAGATCGCGCTTGAGCAGCCGCCAAATCACAGCGCGTATTCCTCAAGCGAAATGCTCTGCGCTCTTGGTAATCTGACCGTCTGATGCGACGCGATCACGCAGATGCCGCCCTCGTCACAATGCAGCGCAATCAAGCTCTCGGTCTGCTCTTTGGCGTCTACATCCAAACCATTCAGCGGCTCGTCGAGCAGCCAAATCGGCGCATCCTGATTGACTAGTCGAGCGAGCGCGGCGCGTTTTCGCTGGCCGGTAGAAAGAAAACGAAATGGGACGTCCATTAGCTCGTCCAGACCAAGGATATGGACTGTCTCTTCGCAATCCTTGCTGCCGTCAATGGCGCTCCAGAATGCCAATCCGTCGCTAAGTTGCACTTGCGGGTCGAGCGCGGGGTGTTCGTCCATCAGGCCAATTGCACCTTCGCGTTTCACATGGCCTTCATAGGGGGTAAGCAATCCAGCCAAAATCCGCATCAGGCTGGTTTTGCCGATGCCGTTCGAACCGGTAATATGCAGCGCTGTGCCGGCTTCCAAATCCATGCCGAAGCCGCGAAACAACACACGGTCCCCGCGGCGGCAGGCTAAATCAGTTGCTGAAAGATGACAGGCTTGCATGAGGGCGCGCGATAGGGGAAACGCGCGGCGCCGACAAGAAATGCGCGCAGGAAAAGGAAATGAGCGGATGACAATAGCCCAATTGACCCAGCAGGAATGCGAGACAATGCTTGGAAATTTGCCCGGCTGGTCGTTGCGCTCCGATGGTAAAGCGATCGAACGGACATTCGAATTTGCAGACTTTGTCCGTGCTTTCGGCTTTATGTCCAGCGTCGCCATTTTGGCGGAAAAGCAAGATCATCATCCTGAATGGTTTAATGTCTATAACAAGGTTGAAATGACCCTGACCACACATGACGCCGGTGGGTTGAGCCAGCGTGATGCGACATTGGCGGAGGCGATAGAAGCGCTTCTTTGAACAGAATTTTTTCGCCCCTGTTTTGTTTCGCTGTAATCACGCTTTTTGCGAAAACAGGTGTTTGTCCTTAGGGATAGGTGGCCCGCTCAGCGGCCCAAATTGCCCTCCCGTGCGCGCGGGCCCAGATCAAGCTGCAAGCAGCGATAAAACAGACGCTCACGGCCCATCTTCGCAGCTTGAGGTGTAAGCGGGATGGTATTTTCGCTTGTGCATTCGGTTTCGAGCAACGCCTGTTCTTCCGCTGTGCGTGGATTGGCCGGGCGTCCGAGCATTTCACTATCTGGCCGATATTCACGGTCAGCCGTTCCATATAGCAAGCGGAACGCATCCAGCGCTGCGGTATGGTAGATCGTGCCGTGGGTTTCGCTTTCACCAAGCGGGACATAAGCCCATTCCCAACCGGCGGGTGCATCATTACGCAACGCGTCGACAAACCGTTCGATACCCTCTTCATGGCGGTATCCCTCATTGGCAACTGTCAGATACAGGCGTTCATTACCGGCTGGTACCGTCTTGATCCTGTATTCGGCCTGCCTTGCCAGTTTCATATTGTCGAACCACATTGACGGGGAAACCGCGATCCAGTCGTCGAATAATTGCGGAGCTTCGAACAAGGTCTCTATCACGAACAGGGCTGCCAGCGATTCCCCCATAATCGCGTTGTGGCCGCTGGTTCTGTACCGGGCCTCGACCCAGGGTTTGACGTCATCTGCGATAAATGTGCGAAAATTATCCGCACCGCCAGGCGTCACGCCAAGGTTCGCCTTATAATCCTCCAACGCCTCTGGCCTGACGGGCGGCGATAATTCGCTGCGCCGATTAACGGCTTCGATGCCGACCAGAATGAACCGTTCGAAACTGTAATTCATATCCCGGCTTTGCACGATTCCCGCGATGTGTGGGAAATCCTGCTGCGGCCCGCCATCAATCAGATACACGACGGGAAAGCGCTGATCAGGTTGCTCGGCATAGCCCGGCGGCAACCTTACCGTAATCCGGCGGTCACCTTCAAAAGCCGTCGCGGTAATCAAGTGTGTCATGCCGATTGTGACAGGCGTTCCATCATTATCCTGAGCCGCCGCAGCTGCTGAGATCGCAATGCCGAACCAGATCAGCAAACAAGAGAGCTTACGTATCATCGATTGTGTTCACTGACCCAATGGGCGAAAAGATGTGCGCGTCTGTTTGCGCACACGGCCTGGCATCCAGCGGCTGGCAAAACCGATCTTTTTGGCGGTTTTTCCGACCAATGTGTGCAGCCGGTCCCCGTGGACCGCATTCCATGCCGCCTGTGCAACTTCTTCAACCGGAGTGATTTCCATTCCGGCATCGATAACCCGCTGACGAATGCCTTCATTGCTCTTTGCGTTAGGCGCGTGTTCCAGCAACGGCGTGTCGATGAAACTGGGGCAAAGGCTGCGGACATTGATCCCGTCTTCTGCCCATTCGCCATCGAGGCTTTCGGTAATGCCGCGCACCCCGAATTTGGTCGCGCTGTAAACTGATGCGCCGGGTGTCCCATAGACGCCTGCCGCGCTGGCAGTGTTGAGCAAGCAAGATCCTGGGGCAGACCGCTTGAGATAGGGATAGGCAGCCTGCGCGCCGAACAGCACGCCTTTCAAATTGATATCGAGACAGCGGGTGATTTCGTCGACTGAGTTTTCTTCGAGCGCACCGCCAATTGGGATGCCCGCATTATTGGCCATCACATCCAAGCGCCCGCCAGAAACGGCGGCGAAACCTTCCAAGGCGGTATCCCACGCAGCGCGGTCGCGCACATCGAATTTGTGGGTGAAGCTTTGACCATCAGCAAGAAGGGCGGCGGTACCGCGCATGCCTTCTGTATCGATATCGCCAATTCCGACAAACCAGCCACGCTCACCAAAATATTGCGCGATGGCACGGCCAATACCTGAACCGCCGCCAGTGATGAAAATTGCCTTTGTCGCGCTCACGTCGCTCTCCCAAAATCAAACCGCCGGGAAGTCATCCCGAGCGGCCCGTATTGCGGTAGCTTTACGTATACGTCAATCGCTCAGCTCGTCCTCGAGGCCCTTCACATATTGAGCCCCCTCGACGATTTCAGCGGTTGAGCTGGCCACGGTACCGCCAATCGGTTCCGACCGGCCACCAAGGCAGGTGGCGAGGAAATTCTCGGTCACAGCGTTGAAAGCAATGTTGTTTTCAGGCTTGGCAAAACCGTGCCCTTCATCAGGATAGAGGACATAAGTAACCGGAATGCCTTTCTCTTTCATCGCTGCTACAATCTGGTCGCTTTCATCCTGATTCACACGTGGGTCGTTGGCACCTTGGCCGATCAACAGCGGCTTGACGATATTGCCCGCAGAATACAGCGGGCTGCGTTCTTTTAGCATCGCCAGACCTTCTGGCGTGTTGGGATTGCCCATCCGTTCATGGAATTGCGCGATCATTGGCTCCCAGTAAGGGGGGATCGTGGCGAGCAATGTTTCAAGATTTGATGGGCCGACGATATCGACACCGCAAGCAAATGTGTCAGGTGTGAAAGTCAGGCCTGCCAATGTCGCATAACCGCCATAGGAACCGCCCATTATCGCGACTTTGTCTTTGCTGGTAATACCCTTGCCGATTGCCCAATTGACTGCATCAATCAGATCGTCATGCATTTTCTTGCCCCATTCGAGGTCAGCAGCCGAAATGAAGTCCTTGCCGAAGCCGGTGGAGCCACGGAAGTTGACGCTCATCACCGCATAGCCACGATTGGCGAGCCATTGATGGTAGGAATTGAATCCGTAGCCGTCGCGTGCCCATGGGCCGCCATGAACCAGCAGCACCATCGGCACGGCTTTATCGGGAATGCCATTACCATCGCTGTCGCTGCCCGGTGGCAGAGTGAGATAAGACGGCAATGTCAGGCCATCGCGGCTAGTGAGTTCGAGACCTTGCATCGGTTGCAACGGCGCGCCGATCAATTCGGGACGTGAGGTATAGATTTCGGTCAGCGTTTCCGCATTGCGGTCATAAATGAATGTCTTTGTAGGAGATGTCAGCGGATCGTTTCCAATGATCCACTTGGAATCATCTTCGGTTCGTGACTGGACACTAAATTCGCCTTCCAGCCGCTCGTCCAGCCATTCAAGCGAAGCTTTGATCTCTGGGTCAATTGCTGTCCATTCTGTCTTCAAGTACGTGAAGGAATAGGCCTCGACCTCGCCGGTTTTCGGATCCGACATAGCGCCGCCAATATCGGCCTTGTCATTTTCGGCAACAATTGTTTTCTCACCAGTTGCGACGTTTTGAGCGATGAGCGCAGCCGTGTTGCGGCCTCTGCTGTCGATCCAATACATGGTCTTGCCATCGGTGGTGAAGCCGGCTGGCTGGGTGGTTAAAGAATCTTCCAGGCCAGTGCTATCGCTAGGCGTTTCGGCGATGGTGCCATCAGTAATGGGGAAGAAGTCCATTCCGCCCGATGTATTGGGTCGCACAGCCATCCGCAGCTTCAAATTATCGTCGGCGAGAAACCCGGCATATGCATCATTTTGTTGTACCAGAGTAAGCTCGCCGGAATTCAGATCGAGCAAATAGGCATCGTGGAAACGAGCGTCGCGATTGTTCAATCCGACCAGAATCTTGTCTTTAATCGTCTGGCTGGTGCCCATAACCATGGCGCGAGTCTTTTCGAAATCGGTCAGCGTACGCTCATCGCCGCTCGCAACATCAATGCCGTATAGAAGAAAGTTTTCGTCGCCTCCCTTGTCCTGCACATAAAGCACGCTCTTGGAATCAGGCGCCCAGAAATATTGCCGGATCGGGCGATTGTCAGACGATGTAATCGCTTTTGCCGCTGCCGGATCGGACGATGGCGCTAGCCAGACGTTCAAGACTCCGTCTTTCGGGGCGAGCCAGCTGAGCCATTCCCCATCCGGGCTGATTTGGCCTCCTGCCTTGGTGGGGTTTCCGAACAGATCCTGGCGCGGGATCAAAGGTGCGGCTTGGTGGGCAGTTGTGGTCATTGAGAGTGTGGTCTCCGCGTGATGGCCGGCCTTAGCTGGGCCGGGAAGAGTTAGGGCGAGCGCACCAAAGGCGCAGCAGGTGAATAGGCCAATGGAAATCGACGAACTGCTTATAGCGCCGGATTGTCGTAGCAATGCCACGCGAAGATCGCGAGCGCGCCGCGGTGGGGGCGGTAGGGTTCCGACAACGCTCTCGCTTCTTTCTCGGTCGGGCGTTCAGGCAGACCCAGCAATTTGTGCAATGCGACCTGCACTGCCAAATCTCCCGCTGGCCAAATGTCGGGTCGACCCTCTGCGAACAGCAGATATATTTCGGCTGACCAGCGTCCGATGCCCTTGATGCGCGTTAGCTCAACAATGGCTTCCTCGTCATCAGTAGGTAGGTTAGTTAAATCGAGTTCGCCGTTTACCACCAATTCGCATAACGACCGCGCATAGGCTTGCTTCTGGCGCGACAAACCGCAAGCGCGCAACTGATCGTGGTCGCGGGATAGAAGTTCATCGGGGTTGATGCCTTCGCCCAATTCGATCTCCAATTTGTTCCAAACTGATGCCGCCGCAGCAACGCTTACCTGTTGGCCGACAATTGTGCGCAGCAAGGTACGGTAACCGGTGGGCCGCACGCGCGGTTCAGGGTAGCCTGCCGCTTTTAGGCCTTTGGCAAAGGCGGGTTCGATTGAAACAGCGTGGTCCACACCGTGCTTGATCTGCTGTGCGGTCAAACCCATCTACTTCTCCAATCCCTTGCAAAACGGGCGGCGCTCTTTTAGCAGCGCGACCGAACGGCCCTTCCGGCCAGTATTTATGGAGTCAACCCATCATGCCCAAGCTGATTGTCGTCAACCGTGCCGGTGAAGAATCAACAGTAGAAGTCGGTGACGGTCTGACCGTGATGGAAGCGATCCGCGACAATGGATTTGACGAATTGCTGGCGCTGTGCGGCGGGTGCTGTTCGTGCGCGACCTGTCACATCCATGTCGATCCTGAATTCAAAGACAAGCTTCCGGCAATTTCCGAAGACGAAGATGATCTTCTTGAAAGCTCCGACCACCGTAATGAAAATTCACGCCTGTCGTGTCAGGTGCCGTTTTCGGCGGAACTGGACGGTTTGAAAGTGACTATCGCGCCGGAAGATTGATTTCGTGGTGGGATAGCGCAATTGCGTTGAATTCGGCGATGCACGGGCTTAGTTCCGCAGCATGATTGGACATTTCCCCCGCGCTAACACTCTTGAACTTATCGGTAACACACCGCTGGTCCTGCTTCAGGGGCCGAGCGAAGCAGCTGGCTGCGAAATTTATGGCAAATGCGAATTTGCCAATCCGGGGGCTTCGGTAAAGGACCGTGCGGCGCTGGGCATCATCCGCGATGCCGAGGCGCGCGGCGATCTGACAGATGGTGGCACAATCGTGGAGGGAACTGCGGGCAATACCGGTATCGGGATTGCACTGGTTGCCAACGCTTTGGGCTACAAAACCATAAT is part of the Pontixanthobacter gangjinensis genome and encodes:
- a CDS encoding leucyl aminopeptidase family protein, whose translation is MSKKTDLIQPDRGQDATKIHLVNKERFGDFSKGLSSGQRASLSAQKFDGSGYQVGIVPDGDGWFAVGGVANPDDFSSWCLAKLAEQLPEGIYRLASGDPGPAMHGWQTAQHVFDRYKKDENATGPRILLSKQAKHIEAAIAEARAVNLVCDLVNTPAEDMGPAALEAEAERIAKAFNADLQVTRGDALEQGYPMIHAVGRAAARHHAPRLIQLEWGDPKHPRVAIVGKGVTFDSGGLDVKSAAGMRLMKKDMGGAAHALALAELIMKAGLKLRLHLLVPTVENAISSNAFRPGDVLNTRAGLTVEIGNTDAEGRLILGDALSKASESEPALMIDFATLTGAARVALGPDLPALMTRQDDTAAELIAAGKAHDDEPWRLPLPEAYAEWLNSDIADLNNSHGNAYAGASVAGLFLDKFVGEGIEWAHFDTFAWRPFPKPGRAKGGAAYGLRAAFHMLKNRYGSA
- the map gene encoding type I methionyl aminopeptidase — translated: MTEYQVIEGTETVIRDGTIKLHGPAGFEGMRKAGKLAASILDEIAPMVQPGVTTAAIDDKVRELMFAGGSVPATLGYRGYTHSCCISINHVICHGIPSDKALKDGDIVNIDVTPLLDGWHGDTSRMYFVGDVPLKAKRLVEVTHECLMLGIEQAQPGNRLGDIGAAILEHAQKHRYGVVREFCGHGLGRLFHDAPEVVHAAKAGTGPELKPGMFFTIEPMINIGKPWGKMLSDGWTAVTRDKSLSAQFEHSLAITETGNEIFTLSEKGMHKPPYV
- a CDS encoding heme exporter protein CcmB; protein product: MIWRLLKRDLAMLIPGGSRNGGRGGTILPLLFFLAVAMLYPFAVGPDAPLLARTGGGVIWVAALLAAILPLDRLIAPDLELGVFDQLALRGISEELVVAVRVVAHWLSFAPLLLLAIFPAAALLGLEGETLRLVILGLLAGTPGLAAIGVMIAALTASLRGGAALSGLLLIPLAVPILIFGAGSLARGDASGIALCGAISLLLVAISPFAGGAAIRAARDT
- the ccmA gene encoding heme ABC exporter ATP-binding protein CcmA; this translates as MQACHLSATDLACRRGDRVLFRGFGMDLEAGTALHITGSNGIGKTSLMRILAGLLTPYEGHVKREGAIGLMDEHPALDPQVQLSDGLAFWSAIDGSKDCEETVHILGLDELMDVPFRFLSTGQRKRAALARLVNQDAPIWLLDEPLNGLDVDAKEQTESLIALHCDEGGICVIASHQTVRLPRAQSISLEEYAL
- a CDS encoding 4a-hydroxytetrahydrobiopterin dehydratase, producing the protein MTIAQLTQQECETMLGNLPGWSLRSDGKAIERTFEFADFVRAFGFMSSVAILAEKQDHHPEWFNVYNKVEMTLTTHDAGGLSQRDATLAEAIEALL
- a CDS encoding alpha/beta hydrolase encodes the protein MIRKLSCLLIWFGIAISAAAAAQDNDGTPVTIGMTHLITATAFEGDRRITVRLPPGYAEQPDQRFPVVYLIDGGPQQDFPHIAGIVQSRDMNYSFERFILVGIEAVNRRSELSPPVRPEALEDYKANLGVTPGGADNFRTFIADDVKPWVEARYRTSGHNAIMGESLAALFVIETLFEAPQLFDDWIAVSPSMWFDNMKLARQAEYRIKTVPAGNERLYLTVANEGYRHEEGIERFVDALRNDAPAGWEWAYVPLGESETHGTIYHTAALDAFRLLYGTADREYRPDSEMLGRPANPRTAEEQALLETECTSENTIPLTPQAAKMGRERLFYRCLQLDLGPRAREGNLGR
- a CDS encoding SDR family oxidoreductase, which gives rise to MSATKAIFITGGGSGIGRAIAQYFGERGWFVGIGDIDTEGMRGTAALLADGQSFTHKFDVRDRAAWDTALEGFAAVSGGRLDVMANNAGIPIGGALEENSVDEITRCLDINLKGVLFGAQAAYPYLKRSAPGSCLLNTASAAGVYGTPGASVYSATKFGVRGITESLDGEWAEDGINVRSLCPSFIDTPLLEHAPNAKSNEGIRQRVIDAGMEITPVEEVAQAAWNAVHGDRLHTLVGKTAKKIGFASRWMPGRVRKQTRTSFRPLGQ
- a CDS encoding S9 family peptidase; translated protein: MTTTAHQAAPLIPRQDLFGNPTKAGGQISPDGEWLSWLAPKDGVLNVWLAPSSDPAAAKAITSSDNRPIRQYFWAPDSKSVLYVQDKGGDENFLLYGIDVASGDERTLTDFEKTRAMVMGTSQTIKDKILVGLNNRDARFHDAYLLDLNSGELTLVQQNDAYAGFLADDNLKLRMAVRPNTSGGMDFFPITDGTIAETPSDSTGLEDSLTTQPAGFTTDGKTMYWIDSRGRNTAALIAQNVATGEKTIVAENDKADIGGAMSDPKTGEVEAYSFTYLKTEWTAIDPEIKASLEWLDERLEGEFSVQSRTEDDSKWIIGNDPLTSPTKTFIYDRNAETLTEIYTSRPELIGAPLQPMQGLELTSRDGLTLPSYLTLPPGSDSDGNGIPDKAVPMVLLVHGGPWARDGYGFNSYHQWLANRGYAVMSVNFRGSTGFGKDFISAADLEWGKKMHDDLIDAVNWAIGKGITSKDKVAIMGGSYGGYATLAGLTFTPDTFACGVDIVGPSNLETLLATIPPYWEPMIAQFHERMGNPNTPEGLAMLKERSPLYSAGNIVKPLLIGQGANDPRVNQDESDQIVAAMKEKGIPVTYVLYPDEGHGFAKPENNIAFNAVTENFLATCLGGRSEPIGGTVASSTAEIVEGAQYVKGLEDELSD
- a CDS encoding DNA-3-methyladenine glycosylase family protein gives rise to the protein MGLTAQQIKHGVDHAVSIEPAFAKGLKAAGYPEPRVRPTGYRTLLRTIVGQQVSVAAAASVWNKLEIELGEGINPDELLSRDHDQLRACGLSRQKQAYARSLCELVVNGELDLTNLPTDDEEAIVELTRIKGIGRWSAEIYLLFAEGRPDIWPAGDLAVQVALHKLLGLPERPTEKEARALSEPYRPHRGALAIFAWHCYDNPAL
- a CDS encoding 2Fe-2S iron-sulfur cluster-binding protein; the encoded protein is MPKLIVVNRAGEESTVEVGDGLTVMEAIRDNGFDELLALCGGCCSCATCHIHVDPEFKDKLPAISEDEDDLLESSDHRNENSRLSCQVPFSAELDGLKVTIAPED